Proteins from one Opisthocomus hoazin isolate bOpiHoa1 unplaced genomic scaffold, bOpiHoa1.hap1 HAP1_SCAFFOLD_56, whole genome shotgun sequence genomic window:
- the LOC142360040 gene encoding LOW QUALITY PROTEIN: MAP kinase-interacting serine/threonine-protein kinase 2-like (The sequence of the model RefSeq protein was modified relative to this genomic sequence to represent the inferred CDS: inserted 1 base in 1 codon), with the protein MVQKESEIPGFHRSFKEQNPFELAFDLEPRRVAGGDSGQWLCSGADVPLSQPIDIPSTKKRNKKQHCRATDSFSSRFEDVYWLHDEVLGEGAQGRVQSCVNLVTNKEYAVKIIEKRQGDVCSGVLREVAMLNLCQGHRNILQLIEFFEEEERFYLVLEKMRGGSILTHIQRRCRLNELEASTVVRDIASALHFLHSKGIAHRDLKPGNILCERLDQVSPVKICDFGLASGIKLKGNCSPISTPDLLSPCGTPEYMAPEVVETLYGYEETPTYDKRCDLWSLGVVLYFMLSGYPPFVGRCGSDCDWDSGKSCYTCEEMLLESIQEGKYEFPDKDWAHISSGAKDLISRLLVTDAKKRLSAAQVLEHPWVQGCALDNTLLTPIILQRKSSAKELTSFAAEAVAVSRQLTWCDKDEEEEAEEEARPVTISATSWAMQLXPPPESKLVVKQRQKCNLVKAVAAGQHLVAPVVVVADQA; encoded by the exons atggtgcagaaggaatctgagatccccggtttccaccgctccttcaag gaacaaaaccccttcgagctggcgtttgacctggagccc cgcagggtggctgggggtgactcaggccagtggctttgctccggtgcagatgtgcctttgagtcagcccatcgacatccccagcaccaagaaaaggaacaagaagcagcactgcagagccaccgacagcttctccagcaggttcgaag atgtttactggctgcacgacgaggtgctgggagaaggggcccaaggcagagtccagtcctgcgttaacctcgtcaccaacaaggagtacgcagtgaag atcatcgagaagcgccagggcgacgtctgcagcggggtcttacgggaggtggcgatgctgaatctgtgccagggacacag gaacatcctgcagctgatcgagttcttcgaggaggaggagaggttttacctggtgcttgagaagatgaggggag gctccatccttACCCACATCCAACGGAGATgccgcttgaacgagctggaggccagcacggtggtgcgggacatcgccagcgccctgcactttttgcacagcaaag gaattgctcacagggatctaaaaccgggaaatattctgtgcgagcgcctggaccag gtctccccggtgaagatctgtgacttcggcctggcaagtggcatcaaactgaaggggaattgctcccccatttccaccccggacctgctctcgccg tgcggcacccccgagtacatggccccggaggtggtggaaacttTATACGGTTACGAGGAGAcgcccacctacgacaagcgctgcgacctgtggagcctgggcgtcgtcctgtacttcatgctgagcgggtacccccccttcgtgggccgctgcggctccgactgcgactgggacagcggcaagtcgtgctacacctgcgag gagatgctcttggagagcatccaggaagggaagtacgagtttcccgacaaggactgggcgcacatctcctctggggccaaagatctcatttccaggctgctggtgacagatgccaagaagcggctcagtgcggcccaggtcctggagcacccctgggtgcagggg tgtgccctggataacaccctgctgacccccatcatcttgcagag gaagagcagtgccaaagagctcacctccttcgccgcagaggccgtcgccgtcagccgccagctgacatggtgcgacaaggatgaggaagaggaggcggaggaggaagcacggcccgtcaccatcagtgctacctcgtgggccatgcagc taccccctcctgagtccaagctggtggtcaagcagcggcagaagtgcaacctggtcaaggcggtggctgctgggcagcacctggtagcccccgtggtcgtggtggctgaccaagcgtga